From a region of the Cucumis sativus cultivar 9930 chromosome 6, Cucumber_9930_V3, whole genome shotgun sequence genome:
- the LOC101220686 gene encoding protein RMD5 homolog, translating into MELDSIKDAFDRVTKKQKLSSSKSQEVVDQMHLELEQVLQKIQLADNPECPIDMNSVFAALKTKLKDIAPLTQLESTQKELNTALTKYPKLVEKSFNPDISKAYRNVDFDRHTVNQIIASHFYRQGMFELGDCFISEAGESESAASLRSPFQEMYQILESMKSRNLEPALNWALNNSNKLKDCGSDLLLKLHSMQFMEILQKGDRHDALKYARTYLAPLASNHMAELQKLMACLLWTGRLDCSPYSHSQLLSVANWDKVAEELIRQFCNFLGQSYESPLGVTVAAGVQGLPPLLKFMNVMAGKKQEWQSMKQLPVPVELDREFQFHSIFVCPVSKEQSTEENPPMLMLCGHVLCKQSIMKMSKNSTKSFKCPYCPTDIDATRCRQLYF; encoded by the coding sequence ATGGAGTTGGATAGCATTAAAGATGCATTTGACCGTGTGACAAAGAAGCAGAAATTGTCTTCTTCCAAAAGTCAAGAAGTAGTTGACCAAATGCATCTGGAACTGGAACAGGTGCTACAAAAGATACAACTAGCTGATAATCCGGAATGTCCTATTGATATGAATTCAGTTTTTGCTGCACTGAAAACTAAATTGAAGGATATTGCCCCACTCACTCAGCTCGAAAGCACACAGAAGGAGTTGAATACTGCTCTGACCAAGTATCCAAAGCTTGTTGAAAAATCTTTCAATCCAGATATATCAAAAGCTTATAGAAACGTTGATTTTGATAGGCATACTGTTAACCAGATTATTGCTAGTCATTTCTATCGCCAGGGTATGTTTGAACTTGGTGACTGCTTTATTAGTGAGGCCGGCGAGTCAGAATCTGCTGCTTCATTGAGGTCTCCATTCCAGGAAATGTATCAGATCCTTGAATCCATGAAGTCCCGGAATCTAGAGCCAGCTCTGAACTGGGCTCTGAATAACTCAAATAAACTTAAGGATTGTGGGTCGGATCTTTTGCTAAAACTTCATAGCATGCAGTTCATGGAGATTCTACAAAAGGGAGATAGACATGATGCTTTGAAGTACGCTAGGACCTACCTTGCTCCTCTTGCATCCAACCACATGGCTGAACTTCAGAAGCTTATGGCTTGCCTGTTGTGGACTGGAAGGCTTGATTGCTCCCCATACTCTCATTCTCAATTATTATCAGTAGCTAACTGGGATAAAGTTGCTGAGGAGCTTATACGACAGTTTTGCAATTTTCTTGGTCAGTCCTATGAGAGCCCCTTAGGTGTAACGGTTGCAGCAGGGGTCCAGGGATTGCCTCCTCTCTTGAAGTTTATGAATGTTATGGCTGGGAAGAAACAGGAATGGCAATCTATGAAGCAGTTGCCTGTTCCTGTGGAGTTGGACAGAGAATTTCAGTTCCATTCCATCTTTGTTTGTCCAGTGTCGAAGGAACAGTCAACCGAAGAAAATCCACCAATGTTAATGCTGTGTGGCCATGTCCTCTGCAAGCAGTCTATCATGAAGATGTCCAAAAACAGCACAAAATCATTTAAGTGCCCGTATTGTCCAACAGACATTGATGCTACACGGTGTAGGCAATTGTACTTTTGA